A region of uncultured Desulfobacter sp. DNA encodes the following proteins:
- the proV gene encoding glycine betaine/L-proline ABC transporter ATP-binding protein ProV has translation MDQIIIKNIFKIFGPEPQKAISLIEQGLTKEEVLEKTGMTVGVNNADFSIKRGEIFVIMGLSGSGKSTLVRMFNRLIEPSAGEIHINGKNITAMENKDLVKFRLKHMSMVFQSFALMPHLTVLDNAAFGLELAGEPKAVRNERAAAALSQVGLEGWEDQYPKQLSGGMQQRVGLARALAAEPDIMLMDEAFSALDPLIRTEMQDELLKLQENSDRTIVFISHDLDEALRIGHRIAIMEGGRVVQVGTPEEILQNPADDYVRAFFRGVDPTNVISAKEIVNIHYPTIIKTRKGDIRSSLELLNARDFNHGYVLNAKRQFLGIVSIDSLQQAVEAGRSGEPLDICYLPEVNPAHANDNMQDILPEVASKAFPIPVINDDNVFMGVVSKNRFLKTLHKSDLNGHNGSGNEYEEQAQTIQAAR, from the coding sequence ATGGATCAAATCATCATTAAAAATATATTTAAAATATTCGGCCCGGAGCCCCAAAAGGCAATATCCCTTATCGAGCAGGGCCTGACAAAAGAAGAAGTTCTTGAAAAAACCGGCATGACAGTGGGCGTCAACAATGCGGATTTTTCCATAAAACGCGGAGAAATATTTGTCATTATGGGGCTGTCCGGATCGGGAAAATCTACCCTGGTCAGGATGTTCAACCGGCTTATTGAGCCATCGGCCGGAGAAATTCATATTAACGGCAAGAACATTACGGCTATGGAAAACAAGGACCTTGTCAAATTCAGGCTTAAACATATGAGCATGGTGTTTCAATCCTTTGCTCTGATGCCCCATCTCACGGTTCTGGACAATGCAGCATTCGGCCTTGAGTTAGCCGGAGAACCCAAAGCCGTGCGGAATGAACGGGCTGCCGCCGCCCTGAGCCAGGTAGGACTGGAAGGCTGGGAAGATCAGTACCCCAAGCAGCTTTCCGGAGGCATGCAGCAGCGTGTCGGTCTTGCCAGGGCATTGGCGGCAGAGCCGGATATCATGCTGATGGACGAAGCGTTTTCTGCCCTGGACCCATTAATCCGGACGGAGATGCAGGATGAACTGCTCAAGCTCCAGGAAAACAGCGACAGAACCATTGTTTTTATCTCCCACGATCTGGATGAGGCCCTTCGCATCGGCCACCGCATCGCCATCATGGAAGGGGGGCGCGTTGTCCAGGTGGGCACGCCAGAAGAAATCCTCCAGAACCCGGCCGATGATTATGTCCGCGCCTTTTTCAGGGGTGTGGACCCCACCAATGTTATTTCAGCCAAAGAGATAGTCAACATACACTACCCCACAATTATCAAAACCAGAAAGGGCGACATCAGAAGCTCGCTGGAGCTTTTAAACGCCAGGGATTTCAACCATGGGTATGTGCTTAATGCCAAACGTCAATTTTTAGGAATCGTATCCATAGACTCACTCCAGCAGGCCGTGGAAGCCGGCCGGTCCGGAGAACCTCTTGATATCTGCTACTTGCCGGAAGTCAATCCGGCCCATGCCAATGACAACATGCAGGATATTCTGCCGGAAGTAGCGTCCAAAGCCTTCCCAATCCCGGTGATCAACGATGATAATGTTTTCATGGGAGTGGTTTCCAAAAACCGGTTCCTGAAAACCCTGCACAAATCAGATCTGAACGGTCACAACGGATCCGGCAACGAATATGAAGAACAGGCCCAAACCATTCAAGCCGCGCGTTAA
- a CDS encoding BMP family ABC transporter substrate-binding protein, translated as MKIKTRTLIASFVFLFALIFAGCGEQDKQEQAPKAPENAAQSQEPAAIEKKLKAGFIYVGPVGDYGWSHAHDLGKKYVESLYPWLETVVVESVAESDALRIIDRLVQQQHCDVIFTTSFGYMDDTVKAAEKYPGTKFVHCSGFKRSANMGTYFGDLYQMYYLNGLMAGALTKSNKLGYVAAYPIPELIRHIDAYALGAKAANPNATVDVKWIYAWYGPDKAREAAEALIAEGCDALAFTEDTPAVIEVGQSHCDKGQQIYTFSHYSPMQAYGKDSVVSGQRMDWGGMYAKILKDIHDGTWDPSQDIWWLTKEKAAILGGSPEDTINPKFVESLKQAMIKTEQWGEISAYDLVMKRYEQMQQGVDVFDPFMGPVSDNKGEIRINEGEQASKDDLLSMMYYVDNVKGEIPNSN; from the coding sequence ATGAAAATAAAGACGAGAACGCTGATTGCCAGTTTTGTTTTTCTTTTCGCTTTGATCTTTGCCGGCTGCGGAGAACAGGACAAGCAGGAACAAGCGCCTAAAGCTCCAGAAAATGCTGCACAGTCCCAGGAACCCGCCGCCATAGAAAAAAAACTGAAAGCCGGCTTTATCTATGTCGGCCCGGTTGGCGATTACGGGTGGTCCCATGCCCATGATCTGGGTAAAAAATATGTTGAGTCTCTATATCCCTGGCTTGAAACCGTAGTTGTGGAATCCGTCGCCGAATCAGATGCCCTGCGAATCATTGATCGGCTTGTCCAGCAGCAACATTGCGATGTGATCTTCACCACCAGCTTCGGCTACATGGATGACACCGTGAAAGCCGCCGAAAAATATCCGGGCACCAAGTTCGTGCACTGCTCGGGCTTTAAACGCTCCGCAAACATGGGCACCTATTTCGGGGATCTGTACCAGATGTACTACCTGAACGGTCTGATGGCCGGTGCGTTAACAAAATCCAATAAACTGGGCTATGTGGCCGCCTACCCCATTCCCGAACTTATCCGGCACATTGACGCCTATGCCCTTGGCGCCAAGGCCGCCAATCCCAACGCCACCGTGGACGTCAAATGGATCTATGCCTGGTACGGGCCGGACAAGGCCAGGGAAGCCGCCGAAGCGCTTATCGCCGAAGGGTGCGATGCCCTGGCATTCACCGAAGACACCCCGGCGGTCATTGAAGTGGGTCAGTCCCATTGCGATAAAGGCCAACAGATTTACACCTTTTCCCACTACTCCCCCATGCAGGCTTATGGTAAAGATTCCGTGGTTTCCGGCCAGCGCATGGACTGGGGCGGCATGTATGCCAAAATTTTGAAAGATATCCATGACGGCACCTGGGATCCCAGCCAGGATATCTGGTGGCTGACCAAAGAAAAGGCAGCAATCCTTGGCGGCAGCCCCGAGGACACCATCAACCCCAAATTTGTGGAATCTTTGAAGCAGGCCATGATCAAAACGGAACAATGGGGTGAAATCAGTGCCTATGACCTGGTCATGAAACGCTATGAACAAATGCAACAGGGCGTTGATGTATTTGATCCGTTCATGGGTCCGGTTTCAGACAACAAGGGCGAAATCAGAATCAATGAGGGGGAACAAGCCTCCAAGGATGATCTGCTTTCCATGATGTACTATGTGGATAATGTAAAAGGCGAAATCCCCAACAGCAACTAG
- a CDS encoding ABC transporter permease: MIQITTSDRYDITPARSFMTNVAALGAGIVAIGAIFLAAGVNPLYAVSQIFLESFGSVYGIKETITKAIPLILIGAGLTLAFRAKFWNIGAEGQLLMGAIFATWTAQHLGDALPPVVMVPLIFTAGFMGGALWGIIPAILKIKYAINEVITTLMLNYICAEFLTMLIVGPWKGKTRFGFPGTDALPQAAILGVIPGSRIHYATLILAILCAVGLCVLIYRTRFGYEARVVGENPDAGKYAGIDFLKTSLILMAISGGLAGFAGVGEVAGIHHYLGYAASVSSGYGFTAIIVAWLAKLNPLFAIVSGLFFAGIIVGGDAIQISLGLPAATVEIVNGTLLIFLIMGDYFLYNRIQIRWSRS, encoded by the coding sequence ATGATACAGATTACAACCAGCGACCGCTACGATATTACACCGGCAAGGTCCTTTATGACCAATGTGGCCGCCCTTGGTGCGGGCATCGTGGCCATCGGCGCCATTTTCCTTGCCGCAGGCGTCAATCCTCTGTATGCGGTATCCCAAATCTTTCTTGAATCCTTCGGATCCGTTTACGGCATCAAGGAGACCATTACCAAAGCCATACCCCTGATCCTCATCGGGGCAGGCCTGACCCTTGCCTTCAGGGCCAAATTCTGGAACATCGGTGCCGAGGGACAACTGCTCATGGGGGCTATTTTTGCCACATGGACAGCCCAGCACCTGGGCGATGCCCTGCCCCCTGTGGTTATGGTACCCTTAATATTTACGGCCGGTTTCATGGGTGGGGCATTATGGGGAATAATTCCAGCCATACTGAAAATCAAGTATGCCATCAACGAAGTCATCACCACCCTGATGCTCAACTATATCTGTGCAGAGTTTTTAACCATGCTCATTGTGGGGCCGTGGAAGGGAAAAACCCGGTTCGGATTCCCGGGCACGGACGCCCTGCCCCAGGCCGCTATATTAGGCGTGATCCCGGGTTCGCGTATTCACTATGCCACACTGATTCTGGCCATTCTCTGCGCCGTGGGTCTGTGTGTTTTGATTTATAGAACCCGGTTCGGCTACGAAGCCCGGGTGGTTGGGGAGAACCCGGATGCCGGCAAATATGCGGGCATTGATTTTCTTAAAACCAGTCTGATTCTCATGGCCATTTCAGGAGGCCTTGCCGGTTTTGCCGGTGTGGGCGAAGTGGCGGGCATCCACCACTACCTGGGGTATGCGGCCTCGGTGTCATCCGGATACGGCTTCACCGCCATCATCGTGGCCTGGCTTGCCAAACTGAACCCTTTGTTTGCCATTGTGTCGGGTCTTTTTTTTGCCGGCATCATCGTGGGCGGAGACGCCATCCAGATCTCTTTGGGGCTGCCTGCGGCCACGGTGGAAATTGTCAATGGTACCCTGCTCATCTTTCTGATCATGGGGGATTACTTTTTATACAACAGGATTCAGATCCGCTGGTCCCGCTCATAA
- the proX gene encoding glycine betaine/L-proline ABC transporter substrate-binding protein ProX → MSAAKKVCFVLVAVFMVTSTQLFASSDKPGKGITLKPARATWNTGYFQEALVSRALTELGYKVNKPKDLKNPIFYKALTLGDLDYWCNGWFPMHNSQLPKDFEDKAQIIGYVVKAGGLQGYLVSKKAVEKYGIKSLDDFKREEVKKAFDKNHDGKADLTACPPGWGCEKVIAHHLEAYNLEDDINPVKASYEAGMASAIGAYKSDEPIFFYTWTPNWTVFKLKPGKDVMWINVPEIKPTQAQAVAKEMMTQSGIEGAVTDPVKLGFVVSDIRIVANKKFLAANPAARKFFEVFNLPLADINEQNTRMSEGEKSAADIQKHVTQWISRNQAKWNDWLAQARAAAK, encoded by the coding sequence ATGAGCGCCGCAAAAAAGGTTTGCTTTGTTCTGGTGGCAGTATTCATGGTCACATCCACACAACTCTTTGCATCTTCGGACAAACCCGGAAAAGGTATCACCTTGAAACCTGCACGGGCCACCTGGAATACGGGCTATTTCCAGGAAGCGCTTGTCAGCAGAGCCTTGACCGAACTCGGTTATAAGGTCAACAAACCCAAAGACCTGAAAAACCCGATTTTCTACAAAGCACTGACCCTGGGCGATTTAGACTACTGGTGCAACGGCTGGTTTCCCATGCATAACAGCCAGCTTCCCAAAGACTTCGAGGATAAAGCCCAGATCATAGGGTACGTGGTTAAAGCCGGTGGACTGCAGGGATACCTGGTATCCAAAAAAGCAGTTGAAAAATACGGCATTAAATCCCTGGACGACTTTAAACGCGAAGAGGTCAAAAAAGCCTTTGACAAAAACCATGACGGCAAAGCCGATCTGACCGCTTGTCCGCCGGGCTGGGGGTGTGAAAAAGTCATTGCCCATCACCTGGAGGCTTACAATCTTGAAGATGATATCAATCCGGTCAAGGCCTCTTATGAAGCCGGCATGGCTTCGGCCATCGGTGCTTACAAGTCAGATGAACCCATATTCTTTTATACCTGGACACCCAACTGGACTGTATTTAAACTAAAACCCGGAAAGGACGTCATGTGGATCAACGTACCTGAAATTAAACCGACACAAGCCCAGGCCGTGGCCAAGGAGATGATGACCCAGTCCGGCATCGAAGGCGCAGTGACGGATCCGGTAAAACTTGGTTTTGTTGTTTCAGATATCCGGATCGTGGCCAACAAAAAATTCTTGGCTGCCAATCCAGCTGCCAGGAAGTTTTTTGAAGTCTTCAACCTGCCCCTTGCAGATATCAATGAGCAGAACACCCGCATGAGCGAGGGTGAAAAATCCGCCGCAGACATTCAAAAACATGTTACACAATGGATTTCCAGAAATCAGGCTAAATGGAACGACTGGCTGGCCCAGGCCCGGGCCGCTGCAAAGTAA
- a CDS encoding proline/glycine betaine ABC transporter permease, translating into MFDEKVIPLDIWITAFVDWLVNNYRHVFQMIKWPVEQILTGFDIGLNAVPPIIFIAVLALCAWRVSGWGLAVFSLGAMILIGLTGFWSDTMTTLAMVLASVLFSTIVGIPIGIAAGRSNRVETIVRPFLDAMQTTPSFVYLVPIVMLFSVGNVAGVFATIIFAMPPIIRLTSLGIRQVHPELVEAATAFGATRRQVLFKVQIPLAMPTILAGLNQTIMMALAMVVIAALIGAGGLGSPVVEGLNTLDIGLAVMAGLSIVLVAVLLDRITQSMAGKNE; encoded by the coding sequence ATGTTTGATGAAAAAGTAATTCCTTTGGATATATGGATCACCGCATTTGTGGACTGGCTGGTAAATAATTACCGACATGTATTTCAAATGATAAAATGGCCTGTTGAACAGATCCTGACCGGATTTGACATTGGCCTTAACGCCGTACCGCCCATTATTTTTATTGCTGTTCTGGCGTTGTGTGCATGGCGGGTCTCAGGCTGGGGCCTGGCTGTTTTCAGCCTTGGGGCAATGATATTAATCGGACTGACCGGATTCTGGTCAGACACCATGACCACCCTGGCCATGGTTTTGGCCTCGGTTCTGTTTTCCACCATTGTCGGGATTCCCATCGGTATTGCCGCAGGACGCAGCAACCGGGTGGAAACCATTGTCAGACCCTTTTTAGATGCCATGCAGACCACTCCGTCCTTTGTATATCTGGTTCCCATCGTCATGCTATTTTCCGTGGGTAATGTGGCAGGGGTTTTTGCCACCATTATTTTTGCCATGCCCCCCATCATCCGCTTAACAAGCCTTGGCATCCGCCAGGTACACCCGGAACTGGTGGAAGCGGCCACAGCCTTTGGTGCCACCCGCAGACAGGTGCTGTTCAAAGTCCAGATCCCCCTGGCCATGCCCACCATTCTTGCCGGACTGAACCAGACCATCATGATGGCGCTTGCCATGGTGGTGATTGCCGCATTGATCGGGGCCGGCGGCTTGGGATCGCCTGTGGTTGAAGGATTAAACACACTGGACATTGGGCTTGCGGTGATGGCGGGCCTGAGTATCGTGCTGGTTGCAGTACTTCTGGACAGAATTACCCAATCCATGGCCGGTAAGAATGAATGA
- the phnW gene encoding 2-aminoethylphosphonate--pyruvate transaminase: MSIDKLPDNPYLLLTPGPLSTTKTVKSVMLQDWCTWDHDYTDIVQNIRSRLTTLATASPEYTTVLMQGAGIFCVEAAITTAVPRDGKLLVLSNGPCGFHIKRIAQTQSIEHIVLDSGQMNTPDLNLLDKTLAMDRSITHVAAVHCEATTGILNPAGEIGQVVKNHGRIFILDAVSSFGGVPMDLSDIHVDFMICCSDKCIQGVPGFGFVIARKESLEQTQGRARSLSLDLYDQWQTMEKGQGKWRFTSPTHVVRAFEKALDELEEEGGILARWERYASNNVLLIENMKTLGFSPLLPRSCQSPIITAFLNPEYETFDFERFYELLKAQGFVIYPGKVTGMETFRIGNIGDVHTQDIQELTAAVEKAMFWKEHGLFMQH; this comes from the coding sequence ATGAGCATCGATAAACTTCCTGACAACCCGTATTTATTGTTGACCCCGGGACCTTTAAGCACCACAAAAACCGTGAAAAGCGTTATGTTACAGGACTGGTGCACCTGGGACCATGACTATACCGACATCGTACAAAACATCCGGTCACGGCTGACCACCCTTGCAACGGCATCGCCTGAATATACCACGGTGCTCATGCAGGGGGCCGGCATCTTTTGCGTGGAAGCCGCCATCACCACGGCTGTGCCCCGTGACGGCAAACTGCTGGTTCTTTCCAACGGTCCCTGCGGATTTCATATCAAAAGAATTGCCCAGACCCAGAGCATTGAACATATTGTCCTGGATTCCGGACAGATGAATACCCCGGACCTGAATCTTCTGGACAAGACCCTTGCCATGGATAGATCCATCACCCATGTGGCGGCAGTACATTGCGAAGCCACCACAGGCATACTTAATCCTGCAGGCGAAATCGGTCAGGTAGTCAAAAATCATGGCCGCATCTTTATTCTCGATGCTGTCAGCAGTTTTGGGGGCGTCCCCATGGATCTTTCAGATATTCACGTGGATTTCATGATCTGCTGCTCTGACAAGTGCATTCAGGGGGTGCCGGGCTTTGGATTTGTCATTGCCAGAAAAGAAAGTCTTGAACAAACCCAGGGCCGGGCCAGATCATTGAGTCTGGATCTTTATGACCAGTGGCAGACCATGGAAAAGGGACAGGGGAAATGGCGGTTCACGTCTCCCACCCACGTGGTCCGGGCATTTGAAAAGGCCCTGGACGAACTTGAAGAGGAAGGCGGCATACTGGCGCGATGGGAACGATATGCCTCCAACAATGTGCTGCTCATCGAAAATATGAAAACCCTGGGTTTTTCGCCGCTTCTGCCGCGCTCGTGCCAATCCCCGATCATCACGGCATTTTTAAACCCGGAATATGAAACATTTGATTTCGAACGGTTTTACGAACTGCTCAAGGCCCAGGGCTTTGTGATATACCCGGGCAAGGTCACGGGCATGGAGACCTTCCGCATCGGTAACATAGGGGATGTTCACACCCAGGACATCCAGGAATTGACCGCAGCAGTTGAAAAGGCCATGTTCTGGAAAGAACATGGCCTTTTCATGCAACACTAA
- a CDS encoding sodium ion-translocating decarboxylase subunit beta yields MDTLFLEFFQNTGFYLCDYRNIIMIIVGMIFIYLGIAKDYEPLLLVPIGFGMLVGNIPIFKGLGLGIYENNSVLHYLYFGVTQGIYPPLIFLGIGAMTDFSTLLARPVLMLLGAAAQAGIFITFLGALALGFLPKEAAAIGIIGGADGPTAIFLTSKLAPHLIGPIAVAAYSYMALVPVIQPPIMKLLTTRKERLIRMDDPRHVTKREKIIFPVVSFLLCCFLAPAALPLLGMLCFGNILKEAVVTERLAVTARTALIDIATILLGITVGASTQGDVFLTQSSVKIFILGALSFAIATASGLLFAKFMNLFLKKKINPLLGAAGVSAVPDSARVVHIVGQREDPSNFLLMHAMAPNVSGVIGSAIAAGVLWSLML; encoded by the coding sequence ATGGATACTTTATTTTTAGAGTTTTTTCAGAACACCGGGTTTTATCTGTGCGACTACCGAAACATTATCATGATCATTGTCGGTATGATCTTCATATACCTGGGTATTGCAAAGGATTACGAGCCGTTGCTGCTGGTTCCCATCGGATTCGGCATGCTCGTGGGAAATATTCCTATTTTCAAAGGGCTGGGGCTGGGTATTTATGAAAATAATTCTGTTTTGCATTACCTGTATTTCGGGGTGACCCAGGGTATTTACCCGCCTTTGATATTTCTTGGTATAGGTGCCATGACTGACTTTTCTACGCTCTTGGCGCGACCGGTACTCATGCTTCTGGGTGCTGCGGCCCAGGCCGGCATATTTATCACTTTCCTGGGTGCTCTGGCTTTGGGTTTTCTGCCCAAAGAGGCTGCTGCCATTGGTATCATCGGTGGGGCGGATGGCCCCACGGCCATTTTTTTGACCTCTAAACTGGCTCCGCATCTTATAGGTCCCATTGCTGTGGCGGCTTACAGTTATATGGCCCTTGTGCCGGTAATTCAGCCGCCCATCATGAAACTTTTAACCACGCGCAAGGAACGGCTCATCCGCATGGACGATCCGCGTCACGTCACCAAACGCGAAAAGATAATATTCCCGGTTGTCTCCTTTTTGCTCTGCTGTTTTCTGGCCCCTGCAGCCCTGCCGCTTCTGGGGATGCTGTGCTTTGGCAATATTCTTAAAGAGGCTGTGGTTACAGAACGCCTGGCCGTAACAGCACGCACGGCTCTCATTGATATCGCCACCATTCTTCTGGGCATTACCGTGGGGGCTTCCACCCAGGGAGATGTATTTCTCACCCAAAGCTCCGTAAAAATTTTTATCCTGGGAGCGCTTTCCTTTGCCATTGCAACGGCAAGCGGGCTGTTGTTTGCCAAGTTTATGAATTTGTTTTTGAAAAAGAAGATTAATCCCCTTTTGGGTGCTGCCGGTGTTTCGGCTGTACCGGACTCTGCCCGGGTGGTACACATTGTGGGACAGCGGGAAGATCCATCAAATTTTCTGCTCATGCATGCCATGGCCCCCAATGTTTCCGGTGTCATCGGCTCGGCCATTGCCGCGGGTGTGCTTTGGAGTCTTATGCTTTAA
- a CDS encoding cyclic nucleotide-binding domain-containing protein, producing MDGLAACLSESIIFNGLDTQDSDTLLPLFSRWTVMPGEILARTGHLAQYFFLLEKGTLLVAMAEGRAVVLNSPGDFAGLSMVSLGGKNTATITVLEKGAVWVVPCRDILDMTGRDTPAAAIVMDGWQQFLAEKAPFCLDPAETGIV from the coding sequence ATGGACGGTCTTGCAGCTTGCTTATCAGAATCTATCATCTTTAATGGCCTTGATACCCAGGATAGTGACACGCTTTTACCACTGTTTTCAAGGTGGACGGTGATGCCTGGAGAGATCCTGGCCCGGACTGGTCACTTGGCCCAGTATTTCTTTCTTCTGGAAAAAGGCACTTTGCTTGTGGCCATGGCAGAGGGCAGGGCCGTGGTGCTCAATAGTCCGGGGGATTTTGCGGGCCTGTCAATGGTGAGCCTGGGCGGTAAAAATACCGCCACAATCACGGTGCTGGAAAAAGGCGCTGTCTGGGTTGTACCGTGCCGGGATATCCTTGATATGACCGGCCGTGACACCCCGGCAGCGGCCATAGTTATGGATGGGTGGCAGCAGTTTTTAGCAGAAAAAGCCCCCTTTTGTTTAGATCCTGCCGAAACAGGCATTGTGTAA
- a CDS encoding ABC transporter ATP-binding protein yields the protein MIKIQCLEVKDICKSFQGVHANKDINLEVSSGEILGLLGENGAGKTTLMNILYGIYQPDSGSIRINGKPVRITNPLESINLGIGMVHQHFMLIQNHSVIENIALGYKNTPFLFPRKALREKIKAFSNQFDFHIDLDQKVWQLSAGEQQRVEIIKTLLNGADLLILDEPTSVLTPQEIKELIEILRRMKADGHSVIFISHKLDEIMDICDRVAVLRKGRIVGGAHTRDTDKMGLARMMVGKDVALTMDREKLPRGRLVLSVENIHVTGDKGLAAVKNISFDLYKNEIFGVAGVAGNGQRELAEAITGIRAIDSGKVKINGRDITNLSPRKIYDNGVSHVPEERIRFGIAPGLFLYDNAILKQHHLKKFSKRYFLKYESVKLHAKSIITEFRVATHSINNQIRNLSGGNIQKLILGREISERPQLLVASHPTYGLDVGATRFLRKHLLELCRQGSSVLLFSEDLDEIFELCDRVAVIFAGEFMGILDTDDERINDIGLMMAGSKRIDTAPVKTGR from the coding sequence ATGATTAAAATACAGTGTCTTGAAGTAAAGGATATCTGCAAGTCATTCCAGGGTGTCCATGCCAACAAAGATATCAACCTTGAGGTCAGTTCCGGAGAGATATTAGGACTGCTGGGGGAAAACGGTGCCGGCAAGACCACTCTTATGAATATCCTTTACGGCATTTACCAGCCGGACTCGGGCAGTATCCGGATCAACGGAAAACCCGTGCGAATCACCAATCCGTTGGAATCCATCAACCTGGGCATCGGCATGGTTCACCAGCACTTCATGCTGATCCAGAACCACTCTGTTATTGAAAACATTGCCCTGGGCTACAAGAACACCCCGTTTTTATTCCCCCGGAAAGCTCTGCGTGAAAAAATAAAAGCATTCTCAAACCAGTTTGATTTCCATATCGACCTTGACCAGAAGGTGTGGCAGTTGTCCGCCGGAGAACAGCAGCGGGTTGAGATCATCAAAACCCTTCTAAACGGCGCTGATCTGCTCATCCTGGATGAACCCACTTCGGTCCTGACACCCCAGGAGATCAAGGAGCTCATTGAAATTCTTCGAAGGATGAAGGCGGACGGACACAGTGTGATTTTCATCTCTCACAAGCTGGATGAAATCATGGATATCTGTGACCGGGTCGCTGTGTTGCGCAAGGGACGCATTGTGGGCGGCGCCCACACCAGGGACACGGATAAAATGGGGCTTGCCCGGATGATGGTGGGCAAGGATGTGGCCCTGACCATGGACCGGGAGAAGCTGCCCCGGGGTCGTCTGGTTTTAAGTGTCGAAAATATTCATGTCACAGGCGACAAGGGGCTTGCCGCAGTAAAAAACATCTCCTTTGACCTGTACAAAAATGAAATCTTTGGCGTGGCCGGCGTGGCCGGCAACGGACAACGGGAACTGGCTGAAGCCATCACCGGCATCCGTGCCATCGACTCGGGCAAGGTGAAAATCAACGGTCGGGACATCACCAACCTGTCCCCCCGAAAAATTTATGACAACGGGGTCTCCCACGTCCCCGAGGAACGTATCCGGTTCGGCATTGCCCCGGGACTTTTCCTGTATGACAATGCCATTTTAAAACAGCACCATCTGAAAAAGTTTTCCAAACGGTATTTCCTTAAATACGAGAGCGTCAAACTGCATGCAAAATCCATCATCACGGAATTCAGGGTGGCCACACACTCCATTAACAACCAGATCAGAAACCTTTCCGGCGGCAATATCCAGAAACTGATCCTGGGCCGGGAAATCAGTGAACGCCCCCAGCTGCTGGTGGCATCCCACCCCACCTACGGACTTGATGTGGGCGCCACCCGTTTTTTGCGCAAACACTTGCTGGAGCTGTGCCGCCAGGGCAGTTCAGTACTGTTGTTTTCCGAAGACCTGGATGAAATCTTTGAACTGTGCGATCGTGTGGCCGTCATTTTTGCAGGCGAATTTATGGGTATTCTGGATACCGATGACGAACGTATCAATGATATCGGCCTGATGATGGCCGGATCAAAGCGCATTGACACAGCACCGGTTAAAACCGGGCGTTAA
- a CDS encoding OadG family protein, which produces MNGVDAVGALYGLKAISAYNGWAISVVGITIVFTGLVALAALISQLHKLVALYDNPGKIKTLFASKSEPVAKTGSPKKHLALTEAQKQVCRQYGLLAQTMADGISVPKLLRMAELSGLRNPHENMNLLIKSGILCADEQGYFKWDEDIYIRTIS; this is translated from the coding sequence TTGAATGGAGTTGACGCTGTCGGCGCTCTTTATGGACTTAAGGCCATAAGCGCCTACAACGGGTGGGCAATTTCAGTTGTGGGTATCACTATTGTGTTCACAGGGCTTGTCGCCCTGGCTGCCCTGATCTCCCAGCTTCATAAGCTGGTGGCCCTGTATGATAATCCCGGAAAAATTAAAACACTGTTTGCTTCAAAATCTGAACCTGTTGCCAAAACGGGATCCCCTAAAAAACACCTGGCCCTTACCGAAGCTCAAAAACAGGTATGCCGGCAATATGGACTTCTGGCCCAGACCATGGCCGATGGAATCTCTGTGCCAAAGCTTTTGCGCATGGCCGAGCTTTCCGGCCTTAGGAATCCCCATGAGAACATGAATCTCTTGATAAAATCCGGCATCCTGTGTGCTGATGAACAGGGGTATTTCAAGTGGGATGAGGATATTTACATCCGTACCATTTCCTAA